From a region of the Thermosulfurimonas sp. F29 genome:
- a CDS encoding TldD/PmbA family protein, whose amino-acid sequence MEDLFEPVVEVARRHGVWAELWGEVTEGLTVERRDGRVHAVEPYRETVFSVRIIHRGRAGLSYTTRAEAEAIRKAAERALELARLSEEEGAVPDPQPLPEVPEVRVAHREAGELAGLLEEAEEEALTADPRVHRIERSVLSWSETQYLIFQSEGVSARWSGGHYQFLISVTAREGEEERSAWEWREAPALENLNLRGLSREAAERAAGLLSARKIPSRRLPVIFPPQAAVSLLETLSHSFCGDEVARGRSRLAGRVGERVFAPHLTLVDDGLLPQGAETRPFDDEGAPQKETILVGEGVLEGFLYDTRWGRRAGVPSTGNARRASFRTLPSVSPTNLYLRPGEHSLDSLRRSAPAVLEICEMLGWHTTDPISGDFSVGISGFLHQNGERYPVAGLALSGNLFDLLRRVEAVGRDLTFYGDTGSPSLLIPDLDLSGS is encoded by the coding sequence GTGGAGGACCTTTTTGAGCCTGTGGTCGAGGTGGCCCGCCGGCACGGAGTGTGGGCGGAACTATGGGGAGAGGTCACCGAGGGCCTCACCGTGGAACGGCGGGACGGAAGGGTTCACGCGGTAGAACCCTATCGGGAGACCGTATTTTCCGTGCGCATCATTCACCGGGGCCGTGCGGGCCTTTCCTACACCACCCGTGCCGAGGCGGAGGCCATAAGAAAGGCCGCCGAAAGGGCCCTGGAGCTCGCCCGCCTGTCGGAGGAAGAGGGAGCCGTCCCGGATCCGCAGCCCCTTCCAGAGGTGCCCGAGGTCCGCGTGGCGCACCGGGAGGCCGGGGAACTGGCCGGTCTTCTTGAGGAGGCGGAGGAAGAGGCCCTCACGGCCGACCCCCGGGTGCACCGGATCGAACGGTCCGTGCTCTCCTGGTCCGAGACGCAATATCTGATCTTCCAGAGCGAGGGGGTGTCGGCCCGCTGGTCCGGCGGACACTATCAATTTCTCATCTCCGTTACGGCCCGGGAGGGAGAGGAGGAACGCTCGGCCTGGGAGTGGCGGGAGGCCCCGGCCCTGGAAAACCTGAATCTCCGGGGGCTTTCCCGGGAGGCTGCGGAAAGGGCCGCCGGGCTCCTCTCGGCCCGAAAGATTCCCTCCCGGAGGCTTCCCGTGATCTTTCCTCCCCAGGCCGCGGTCTCCCTCCTGGAAACGCTATCCCATTCCTTCTGCGGGGACGAGGTGGCCCGGGGGCGATCCCGGCTCGCCGGCAGGGTGGGCGAACGGGTCTTCGCCCCCCACCTGACCCTGGTGGACGATGGACTCCTCCCGCAAGGGGCGGAAACCCGTCCCTTCGACGACGAAGGCGCCCCCCAGAAGGAAACGATCCTGGTGGGCGAGGGAGTCCTGGAGGGGTTTCTCTACGATACCCGGTGGGGACGCCGGGCGGGCGTTCCCTCCACCGGCAACGCCCGCCGAGCCTCCTTCAGGACGCTGCCCTCGGTCTCCCCCACCAATCTTTACCTCCGCCCGGGGGAACACTCCCTGGATTCCTTGCGTCGATCCGCGCCCGCCGTGCTGGAGATCTGCGAGATGCTGGGATGGCACACCACCGATCCCATCTCCGGAGACTTCTCCGTGGGGATCTCCGGTTTCCTCCATCAGAACGGAGAACGATACCCGGTGGCCGGTCTGGCCCTCTCGGGTAACCTCTTCGATCTTCTCCGAAGGGTGGAGGCCGTGGGAAGAGACCTTACCTTTTACGGGGATACCGGAAGTCCCTCCCTTTTAATCCCCGATCTGGATCTCTCGGGGAGCTGA